The DNA window CTTCAGCAGAAAATAAATGGAAATGCTTTTGGTCTAAGGGAACATCTTGACGGGACAGATCTTTGGACAAAATAGAAAGAAAACCCACTTCATTTCCATTGAAAATCGCTTTTGATAGCAGTTGTGGAAAAATAGTCGGTCTACATATTTCGTCTTTCAATTGGCGCATTGGCTCTTGAAGACGTTTTTTGAAATAGATTTTGTCCTCGAAATAATCATTTCGATTTTCTGGAAACGCGTCTATACAATCAATGAATAGATCTGCAAGATTTCCTATTTCCCGAAATTCCGTGTTGGTTACAAAACGCTCTCTACCATATAGGAAAATCTGCCACCATTCACCTCCTTTGACAGAGTAAGTATTATCTGACTGGTCAATCACATCTGTTTTGTCTGTTCGATCACCAACGACATCACCATCAATAAGATAAGCGAAGTGTTGCTCATTAATATGTCCAGTTCTTTTTTTGTAAGATGCTGCCGTCGATGTCATAGCCCTTTTTAACATTATCTCTCCTTCACGATTAAAAGTTCATGCGATTGTTTGACATGATCAGTGCCATTCTCTATTCGGTTTTTACCAATCCGGGTTTCGCCTTGCCCCAATGTATACTGCCATTGAACTTCAATTACCTGAAAATCTGTATACCATTCCCGGATAGTTGCGCAGTCGTTATAGGAAAGCACAAAACCGCCCTTGTGTGCATGAAGCAGGTCGCGTAGCAACGCATGATCGAAACCTTTATGATGCACAGGGAAATTCCGTTGTGGATAGATACCCCGAAACATTTTACCTTCATCAAGATAGTAAGGAGGATCACAATAAAGGAACTCCCCTTGATGCATAGGAATTGTTTCTTCAAAACTCCCATGTTCAACAGAAAGTGAAGGACATTCAAAATAACGCACTTTGTCTACAGAGCGGACGTATCTCTCCGGGGACTCATAAATCTTGGACATCCAACCGAGAAAACCGGGACCATAGGAAAGATTATGATTAAACCAATAGTGTGCAGCCAACTCTAGTGGATCTGAAATGAGGGACTCCTGGGTCCAGTGTGCCTTGAGTTGGGTTTTAATCTCTGCATACTGCTCCTTCGTTGGCTGCCATGCTGCAAGCCTATCAGCAAGTTCATGATTAGATGAAAGTTGTACCTGCCAATAGTTCACAAGAATATCAAAGACATCATATCCACGAACCTGTATACCGAGTTCTTTCGCACAGGCAATTTCTATAGAACCTCCACCCATAAACGGAGACATAAGTTTATCAAGTCCATCAGGTATATGTTCAATAATATGCCCAACACCCAAGCTTTTTCCACCTGCATAACGCAAGGGTAACCCATTATAGCGCGTATATTTAAATTTACCCTTACTTTTGAGTTTGTCTAAAAAGTAATCTTTTACAGGAATTTCCAAAGGGATCATCTCTTGTCGCATTATTTTTCCCCTTCTGACAGATTTTTAAAATAGCAATTCATAGCATTCCCCAATCACCGCTAGCCGCCAATTACGACGGGGGGAAGAGCAGTACAAACAGAGAGATTTTCTGTTCA is part of the Candidatus Poribacteria bacterium genome and encodes:
- a CDS encoding DNA adenine methylase, which produces MRQEMIPLEIPVKDYFLDKLKSKGKFKYTRYNGLPLRYAGGKSLGVGHIIEHIPDGLDKLMSPFMGGGSIEIACAKELGIQVRGYDVFDILVNYWQVQLSSNHELADRLAAWQPTKEQYAEIKTQLKAHWTQESLISDPLELAAHYWFNHNLSYGPGFLGWMSKIYESPERYVRSVDKVRYFECPSLSVEHGSFEETIPMHQGEFLYCDPPYYLDEGKMFRGIYPQRNFPVHHKGFDHALLRDLLHAHKGGFVLSYNDCATIREWYTDFQVIEVQWQYTLGQGETRIGKNRIENGTDHVKQSHELLIVKER